Genomic DNA from Dethiosulfovibrio faecalis:
CTGGACAGGCAAAGCGAGGGACTCCTGGTCTTGACGAACGACGGAGATTTCTGTAATGCTTTGATACATCCCAGCGCTGGATATCAAAAAACCTACGAGGTATTGCTGGATCGAATCCTCACGGAAGAGGAGCTTTCCTCTTGGCGCAAGGGGGTTCCGATAAACGGGAGGATCGTGTCTCCGGTTTCGCTTCGGGTCATGGATAGAAATCCTGCCGGAAGGTGGATATCGATAGTTCTACAAGAGGGACTGAAAAGGGAGATCAGGGTAATGGCGTCTTATTTTTCCCTCTCGGTGGGTGTCCTCTTTCGTAGAAAAATTGGTAAAATGGAGTTGAGGAAACTCAAATCAGGGGAATACTGTGTTGTGGAACTCCAACGGTTATGGCGACTTATCCGTCAGGGAGGAAGCGTCTAGTTCAAGGCAGGAGATGGGTTGATGGACGATCGAACCAGACAGCTGATACAGAATCGTATCCTCAGCAGACTGAAGGAAGTCAAGTCCTTCCCTCAGTTTGTTATGGAGACCTTGAGAGCATTGGATAACCCGGACAGCAGCGCGTATAACGTCGCAGGCAGTCTCTCGAAGGACGAGGGGTTGGTCATAAGGACTTTGAAGTTGGCGAACTCGGCTTTTTACGGGCTTCCCAGAAAGATCTCCAGTATTCAGGAGGCGGTAGCCCTCCTGGGTTATAAAACGATCAAAAATCTGGTTATAGCCGCAACGGTCTATCAGAGGATGGACAACTCCTTTGCCGGTTACGCTCTCGATAGAGGGGATCTGTGGAAACACTCCCTCAGCGTAGCCTATGCGGCCAGATATCTGGCGGAGAGAACCAAGGCCTGCCTTCCCGATGAGGCCTATATAGTAGGTATGCTTCACGCCATAGGAAAGATAGTCCTAAACGACTATATAAAATTTGGTTATCAGATAATAGTGCGTATCGTGGATACCGATAAGACCCCCTTCGTGGAGGCGGAACGGATGGTGCTGGGGTTCGATCACGCCCAGGTGGGAGCCATGCTGGTGGAGAAATGGAATCTACCGGAATCTCACAAAGTGGCGATTCAGTATCAGTACTCTCCCGACGACCTTCCGGAGGATCTCCAGGAATATCGAGGGCTTGTGGACATTATCCATCTGGCTAACTCTTTGGTATTGATGCTGGGAGTAAGCGGAGGAGCGGATGCTCTTCAGTATTCTCTGTCGGAGACGGTTCTGCAACGTCTTGGGCTAGAGGACAGGGTTGAGGAGCTCTTGTCCGAGCTGGTCGACATCATGGACAAGGTATCGGAAGAGATGGAACTCATGGAGGAGTAAGGCCTGCTATGGCATCTAAGAATATAGTCATCACCGTCGATGGACCTGCCGGTGCCGGAAAGAGTACCGTGGCCAGGAGAGTCGCCTCTGAGCTGGGAATTGCCTATCTGGACACAGGGGCTCTGTACAGAGCCCTGGCCTATATACTGGATAGCCGTGGAATCTCTCCCGAGGAGGGGGGGGACCTGAATAGGTCTCTTAGATCCATCTCCGTTTCACTCGAAGGCGGCAGGGTCACGGTGGACGATGTCGACGTAACAGATATGATCCGTACTCCTAAAGTGGATTCCATTGCTTCGTCCTATTCCGCCCTTCCTTCGGTCAGAGAGAAGCTTTTGGATCTACAGAGAGAGCAGGCTCTTTCCGGTGGTTTGGTCGCCGACGGTAGGGATATGGGTACGGTGGTGTTCCCTCTCGCTCCTTTGAAGATCTTTCTGTCCGCCTCGGAGGAGACCAGAGCCGATCGTCGCTGGCGTGAGTTGAGAGAAAAGGGGCAGGCGTTTCCCTTCGAGTCTATATTGGAAGATATAAGACGGAGGGACAGGGCAGATATGGATAGGACCTGCTCCCCTCTGAGAAAGGCCGATGATTCGATTTCCATCGATTCATCGGATATGACGATCGACGAAGTGGTGGCGAAGATCGTCTCCATCGCTTCGGAGGTCCGACATGATTAATGCCTTTATATATCAATTGGTAAGACGGTTTTGTTTCGTTTTTTTAAGACTCCATAATTGTTTGAAGGTAGAGGGCAAGGATAAAATACCTGTGGAGAGGCCCTTCATAATGGTGGCCAATCACTGCAGCAATCTGGATCCCGTGGTTTTAGGCGCCGCTTTCCCCGATCGTTTGAGATATCTGGCAAAGGTGGAGCTTTTCGAGGGATCCCGCCTGTTCGCCTTGTTGATAAGGACTCTGGGAGCTATTCCGGTCAGCAGGGATTCCTCCTTGAGCGCCGGAGGAGCCCTGAGGACGTTTCTACAGCTTCTTGAGGGGGGAGAATCGGTTCTCCTTTTTCCCGAGGGGGCACGGTCTTTGGACGGCAGACTGAAGGAGCTGGAGGGAGGAGTGGCCCTTCTGGCGGTTAGGACCGGAGTGCCTATCGTTCCGGCTTACATATCCGGGACCTTTGACGCCATGCCGGTAGGTGCTAACAAGATAGGCTGGAACTCCATAGAGGTCAGATTCGGAGATTCTATAGACCCCTCCAAGATGCTCGAAGACGGGATGTCCTCCAAGGAATGTCGCTCTTTGATACTGTCTGAACTGGACAAATCCCTTAAATCCATGGAGGCAGTAGCTCTTGGCGGTTGAGAGGGGTAGAGCGGTTTTAATCGCTTTGGAGCGTATGGAGGAGGGGGAGCGCCTTCTTCTGGAACTTGAGCTTCTGTTGACGAACCTGGACGTAGACGTCGTCGAGAGGGTAATTCAAAGGCGGGACTCTCCGGACCCCGCTTTCTTTTTAGGGTCTGGAAAGGCAAGGGATCTCAAGAGGATCTGCGATGTGGTCGATGCAGGACTGATCGTCAGCGATAGGCCTTTGACCCCTCGGCAGATGGCGAATCTGAAGACGGAGTCGGGGCGGTATGTCTGGGACAGGCCTTTGA
This window encodes:
- a CDS encoding HDOD domain-containing protein; this translates as MDDRTRQLIQNRILSRLKEVKSFPQFVMETLRALDNPDSSAYNVAGSLSKDEGLVIRTLKLANSAFYGLPRKISSIQEAVALLGYKTIKNLVIAATVYQRMDNSFAGYALDRGDLWKHSLSVAYAARYLAERTKACLPDEAYIVGMLHAIGKIVLNDYIKFGYQIIVRIVDTDKTPFVEAERMVLGFDHAQVGAMLVEKWNLPESHKVAIQYQYSPDDLPEDLQEYRGLVDIIHLANSLVLMLGVSGGADALQYSLSETVLQRLGLEDRVEELLSELVDIMDKVSEEMELMEE
- the cmk gene encoding (d)CMP kinase, with product MASKNIVITVDGPAGAGKSTVARRVASELGIAYLDTGALYRALAYILDSRGISPEEGGDLNRSLRSISVSLEGGRVTVDDVDVTDMIRTPKVDSIASSYSALPSVREKLLDLQREQALSGGLVADGRDMGTVVFPLAPLKIFLSASEETRADRRWRELREKGQAFPFESILEDIRRRDRADMDRTCSPLRKADDSISIDSSDMTIDEVVAKIVSIASEVRHD
- a CDS encoding lysophospholipid acyltransferase family protein, which translates into the protein MKVEGKDKIPVERPFIMVANHCSNLDPVVLGAAFPDRLRYLAKVELFEGSRLFALLIRTLGAIPVSRDSSLSAGGALRTFLQLLEGGESVLLFPEGARSLDGRLKELEGGVALLAVRTGVPIVPAYISGTFDAMPVGANKIGWNSIEVRFGDSIDPSKMLEDGMSSKECRSLILSELDKSLKSMEAVALGG
- a CDS encoding pseudouridine synthase encodes the protein MTVRLNRYLALCGVASRRRSEEILRSGRVKVGNVIVTDPAMDITEEDQVSVDGKSVCLQRSVYIVMNKPKGYVCAAEDRFYPTVVGLVSPDLMGKRIYPVGRLDRQSEGLLVLTNDGDFCNALIHPSAGYQKTYEVLLDRILTEEELSSWRKGVPINGRIVSPVSLRVMDRNPAGRWISIVLQEGLKREIRVMASYFSLSVGVLFRRKIGKMELRKLKSGEYCVVELQRLWRLIRQGGSV